The Leptotrichia sp. OH3620_COT-345 DNA window AATAAGTACTCATGAATTGGATCTTATATCCGAAGACTACATAAGAACTCAAGGTGCTGTGCCGGGAACGAAAGGATATGATATAGGGCGACCTTATCCGCCGTATCCAGCTTCTACATGTATTTCAGTAAATGAAACTGTGGTACATGGGATACCCGATAAAAAAAGAATACTGAAAAACGGAGATATCGTGAGTGTAGATACTGTTACAGTATTGGACGGATATTTCGGAGATGCGGCAGTAACTTATCCTGTGGGAGAAATAGACGAAGAATCGATAAAACTCCTTGAGGTTACTGAAAAAGCAAGAAATATCGGAATAACTTATGCGGTGGAAGGTAACAGAATAGGAGACATAAGTCATGCTATTCAGGAATATGTGGAAAGT harbors:
- the map gene encoding type I methionyl aminopeptidase, yielding MIIYKTLDEIKKIKKANEIIARLFEDVLPKYIKAGISTHELDLISEDYIRTQGAVPGTKGYDIGRPYPPYPASTCISVNETVVHGIPDKKRILKNGDIVSVDTVTVLDGYFGDAAVTYPVGEIDEESIKLLEVTEKARNIGITYAVEGNRIGDISHAIQEYVESFGFSLVRDFAGHGVGKKMHEDPMVPNYGKAGTGAKIENGMVIAIEPMVNVGKYPVKILKDMWTVVTKDGSRSAHFEHSVAIVDGKPLILSVKD